The proteins below come from a single Parageobacillus thermoglucosidasius genomic window:
- the hyfB gene encoding hydrogenase 4 subunit B, protein MNVQQLFLLSVFLYVAGALGSLAMNRVGKAANYVSAISTFTAAIAGLISTIIVLVRETPIVTELSGFVPFARFTIEMDHLSAFMILVISLLAAATAIFTLTYDDQYVGKNAGIFGFLNNSYILSMVLAVASSNAFYFLVFWEIMTLASYFLVVVKQDEEAIHSGFVYFAVAHAAATAIIISFVVLFLYTGSFSFTDFRSVEISQATKNLVFLLSFIGFGTKAGIVPFHIWLPRTYSSAPSTVSALMSTKVAIYGLIRVGVDFLGASVWWWGLTVLTIGAISAFLGILYASGENDLNRQLAYSSTENVGIILMGIGVGMIGVASGQPVLGVLGILAGLYHLLNHAVFKGLLFLGTGSIIYRIGTKNMEEMGGLAKQMPWTGFAFLTGALAISAIPPLNGFVSEWFLYQSLFMAGKSDILTFKVLSPLCAVMLALTGALAAMCFVKAYGVTFVGPFRSDRAREAREVPVPMIAGMVILVAGCIVLGLGAPMIAPYIGIVASALLGTNPVWVSDDMMVFPGSNSQAMLSTPLMFLLLIGLVMFSLFIVWIQGGMKAGRRIDSVPWACGYAYSSRMAATANAFVQPLRILFHPIYLLRNALIGLGNKIASYSKQAVDYIDRLELIWENNIYGLLARGMFHLGKRVQVIQVGNVQVYCMYIIITLVVLLITTVR, encoded by the coding sequence ATGAATGTTCAGCAGCTATTTCTGCTGTCTGTTTTCTTATATGTCGCCGGAGCGTTGGGTTCCTTGGCGATGAATCGAGTTGGCAAAGCGGCAAACTATGTTTCAGCGATAAGTACTTTTACGGCCGCCATTGCAGGGCTGATCTCGACCATCATCGTTTTGGTTCGAGAAACTCCCATCGTAACAGAGCTTTCAGGGTTTGTCCCTTTTGCACGATTTACGATCGAAATGGACCATCTTTCTGCTTTTATGATTTTGGTAATTTCACTATTAGCTGCCGCTACAGCCATATTCACACTCACTTATGATGATCAGTATGTGGGGAAAAACGCTGGGATATTTGGTTTTTTGAACAACTCATATATTTTGTCAATGGTACTTGCGGTTGCCAGTTCCAACGCATTCTATTTTCTAGTCTTTTGGGAAATCATGACCTTGGCTTCTTATTTCCTCGTTGTGGTCAAACAGGATGAGGAAGCAATTCATTCCGGTTTTGTCTACTTTGCTGTAGCTCACGCTGCGGCAACAGCCATTATCATTTCGTTTGTTGTGTTATTCCTTTACACAGGCAGCTTCAGCTTTACTGATTTTCGCAGCGTTGAGATTTCCCAAGCTACGAAAAATCTAGTCTTTTTGCTTAGCTTCATAGGATTCGGAACGAAGGCTGGTATCGTTCCATTTCATATCTGGTTACCGCGGACTTATTCTTCTGCTCCATCCACCGTTTCTGCCCTCATGTCGACTAAGGTCGCGATCTATGGCTTAATCCGAGTGGGGGTGGATTTTCTTGGTGCCTCCGTTTGGTGGTGGGGACTTACAGTCTTGACCATTGGTGCAATCTCGGCGTTTCTGGGTATTCTTTACGCTTCTGGCGAAAACGATCTCAACCGGCAATTAGCTTATTCCAGTACCGAAAACGTGGGCATCATCCTAATGGGTATCGGTGTCGGCATGATTGGCGTAGCCAGTGGACAACCTGTTCTGGGAGTGCTCGGTATTTTGGCGGGACTCTATCATCTGTTAAACCATGCTGTCTTCAAAGGACTTCTTTTCCTTGGGACAGGCTCTATAATCTATCGGATCGGCACAAAAAACATGGAGGAAATGGGCGGGTTGGCCAAACAAATGCCATGGACCGGATTCGCATTTTTGACTGGCGCTCTAGCCATTTCAGCCATTCCGCCTCTTAACGGTTTTGTTAGTGAATGGTTTCTCTATCAATCGCTGTTTATGGCGGGCAAAAGCGACATCCTGACGTTCAAAGTGCTGTCACCACTTTGTGCGGTTATGCTGGCTCTGACAGGCGCGCTGGCAGCGATGTGCTTTGTAAAAGCCTATGGGGTTACTTTTGTCGGTCCTTTCCGCAGCGATCGGGCACGGGAAGCCAGAGAAGTGCCGGTACCGATGATTGCTGGGATGGTAATTCTTGTAGCTGGCTGCATTGTTCTCGGATTGGGAGCGCCGATGATTGCTCCATATATCGGGATTGTGGCATCAGCGTTGCTGGGCACCAATCCGGTTTGGGTAAGTGACGATATGATGGTATTTCCGGGAAGTAACTCGCAGGCTATGCTTTCTACGCCGCTTATGTTCCTTCTCCTTATAGGGCTTGTGATGTTCTCCTTGTTCATTGTCTGGATTCAAGGAGGAATGAAGGCTGGAAGACGTATTGATTCTGTGCCGTGGGCATGCGGTTATGCCTATTCTTCGCGGATGGCGGCCACAGCAAACGCTTTTGTCCAACCATTGCGAATTCTTTTCCATCCTATCTATTTGCTGAGAAACGCCCTCATAGGATTGGGAAATAAAATTGCATCATATTCCAAACAAGCGGTGGACTACATCGATCGTTTGGAATTGATTTGGGAAAATAATATCTATGGTCTCTTGGCACGGGGAATGTTTCATTTAGGCAAACGGGTGCAAGTCATCCAGGTTGGGAATGTCCAAGTGTATTGCATGTATATTATTATCACACTTGTCGTCTTACTGATCACGACGGTCAGATAA
- a CDS encoding respiratory chain complex I subunit 1 family protein, producing the protein MPEMKLLLIGLVQAVFLLLVAPFFTGLSRVLRAKVHSRKGPSILQDYRDIFKLIKRQEVVPAQSSWVFRITPYVIMATMLLIAMIIPVLTLQAPLGMVGDLIVVVYLFTVFRFFFSIAGLDSGSSFAGIGASREMALGVLVEPTIILVLFVVALLSGSTDLGIINQKMATGEISYLSPAVLLGMVAFAVATFIESGKIPFDLAEAEAEIQEGPLTEYSGRSLAILKWSLGLKQMVVNALYLAIFFPFGNAAVVTPSAILVSMVLFLLKVVVIYVVAALLENSMARFVLFKTPAVTWMVFGIAVLSYVFYMVNI; encoded by the coding sequence ATGCCCGAAATGAAATTGCTCCTCATCGGTTTGGTGCAGGCTGTATTTCTTCTGCTAGTAGCACCTTTTTTTACGGGTCTCTCCCGTGTTTTAAGGGCGAAAGTCCATTCAAGGAAAGGTCCTAGTATTTTACAAGATTATCGGGATATTTTTAAGCTCATCAAAAGACAAGAGGTTGTACCTGCCCAGTCCAGCTGGGTATTCCGCATAACACCTTATGTAATCATGGCAACCATGCTGCTTATCGCCATGATAATTCCAGTATTAACTCTGCAGGCCCCTTTGGGAATGGTTGGTGATCTCATTGTTGTCGTTTACCTGTTTACGGTGTTTCGCTTCTTCTTTTCTATTGCAGGGTTGGATTCTGGGAGCAGTTTCGCCGGAATTGGTGCCAGCCGGGAAATGGCCTTGGGCGTTCTTGTGGAACCGACGATTATCTTGGTGCTGTTCGTGGTTGCCCTTCTTTCCGGATCGACCGATCTGGGAATAATCAACCAAAAGATGGCGACCGGTGAGATATCCTATTTAAGCCCGGCAGTCTTGTTGGGAATGGTGGCTTTTGCTGTCGCTACTTTTATTGAATCCGGCAAGATCCCATTTGACCTGGCGGAAGCAGAAGCGGAAATTCAGGAAGGCCCCCTTACAGAATATTCTGGGCGCTCGCTAGCCATTTTAAAATGGAGCCTAGGATTGAAACAAATGGTAGTAAATGCTTTGTATCTAGCCATTTTCTTCCCATTTGGGAACGCGGCGGTGGTTACTCCTTCTGCCATTCTGGTATCTATGGTTCTCTTTCTTTTAAAGGTTGTTGTTATTTACGTGGTTGCAGCACTGCTGGAAAACAGCATGGCCAGATTTGTTCTTTTCAAGACGCCCGCTGTAACTTGGATGGTTTTCGGAATAGCCGTGTTGTCGTACGTTTTCTACATGGTCAATATTTGA
- the hyfE gene encoding hydrogenase 4 membrane subunit: MSGTSVVNALTVLLILTSMLVVETKRLRLAAYMYSIQSLVLVSIFLSLAVFMHAEPLYIWSVTAFITKTILVPYLIIRTLKKVGEQEEGKSLKTTTSVFLAVLLVALSFVVVGSFQVYAALKIKIALAVSIAHFLLGLLCMLTRRNALKQILGYCLMENGSHLTLALMAYNAPETVEIGILTDAVFAVLIMLVIAKRLSKGFGTLDTGKHTLLKG; this comes from the coding sequence ATGTCCGGCACTAGTGTAGTCAACGCCCTGACTGTGCTGCTTATCCTGACCTCAATGCTGGTGGTAGAAACCAAGAGGCTCCGGTTGGCGGCGTACATGTACAGCATCCAGTCCCTTGTTTTGGTGTCGATTTTTCTATCTTTGGCGGTATTTATGCATGCAGAACCGTTGTATATATGGTCCGTCACAGCATTCATCACCAAAACTATTTTGGTTCCTTATCTAATCATCAGAACTCTCAAAAAGGTAGGAGAGCAAGAAGAAGGGAAGTCGCTTAAGACAACCACGTCGGTTTTTCTTGCTGTGCTCTTGGTAGCTTTATCGTTCGTGGTGGTCGGTTCTTTCCAGGTGTATGCGGCACTAAAGATAAAGATTGCGCTGGCGGTTTCTATCGCCCATTTTCTTCTCGGGTTGCTCTGTATGTTGACTAGAAGGAATGCGCTCAAGCAGATCTTGGGCTATTGCTTGATGGAAAACGGGTCACATTTGACGCTGGCCCTAATGGCTTACAATGCTCCTGAGACAGTAGAAATTGGAATTTTAACCGATGCGGTATTTGCGGTTCTGATCATGCTTGTCATTGCTAAGCGCCTATCTAAGGGCTTCGGCACCTTGGACACGGGTAAGCACACACTACTTAAGGGTTAG